One Setaria italica strain Yugu1 chromosome II, Setaria_italica_v2.0, whole genome shotgun sequence DNA segment encodes these proteins:
- the LOC101784098 gene encoding disease resistance protein RGA2, whose protein sequence is MEIFLSAVLGELITRSINFFISKCPKQPALDVDDHLQRVLLRAQVIIEEAMVRQITNQSMLQQLDMLRDTMYRGCYLLDTFRFQSHKEDAKDQIVSHPSLLFKVNSVKDFYFPGGEGTQILEEMLAVLDSLRSMILDANELVVFLTSYTRMYREPYSMHLLLGNCMFGRQMEAQHVINFLLHTRPPGAAEGLEVLPIVGPFRVGKSTLVAHVCKDGRVHDYFSEIVFLSDHDFRDENITTLREGCVMKYQNCVSNKDGRVLVVVELAGDFSEGDWKRLYSASKRYLPSGSKIIITSRSDEIKKLGTTQAITLKFLSCEAYWYYFRTLAFGSVDPETYPKLAHLAMQIARALKRTFIGANITTCVLRDNFDIRFWCKVLVLLRGIIRKNVSRFGEHPLNRLDQNRSAHLGRMATPSEDLVLCGLYQCSSQEEVPKIKMQDVMYGSVKPHGNFEVLGWKSPILPYYSYVFTCEIQELKSTAAKRKRSDP, encoded by the coding sequence ATGGAGATTTTCCTTTCAGCAGTCCTGGGTGAGCTAATCACTAGATCCATAAATTTCTTCATCAGCAAGTGCCCCAAGCAACCGGCACTGGATGTGGATGATCACCTCCAAAGGGTCCTGCTCCGAGCGCAGGTCATCATCGAGGAGGCCATGGTGCGGCAAATCACAAACCAATCTATGCTCCAGCAGCTGGATATGCTCAGAGACACCATGTACAGAGGCTGTTACTTGCTTGACACCTTCAGGTTCCAATCTCACAAAGAGGACGCCAAAGATCAGATCGTGAGTcacccttctcttctcttcaaAGTAAATTCTGTAAAAGATTTCTACTTCCCTGGTGGAGAAGGTACACAGATTTTGGAAGAAATGCTAGCCGTGCTTGACAGTTTGAGATCCATGATCCTTGATGCTAATGAACTGGTCGTGTTCCTGACGAGCTATACCCGTATGTATCGCGAGCCTTATAGCATGCACCTCCTGCTAGGAAACTGCATGTTTGGCCGCCAGATGGAAGCACAACATGTCATCAACTTCCTGTTGCACACAAGACCTCCTGGTGCTGCTGAAGGGTTGGAGGTCCTGCCAATTGTCGGTCCCTTCAGAGTAGGAAAGAGCACTCTTGTTGCCCATGTTTGCAAGGATGGAAGAGTTCATGATTATTTTTCAGAAATTGTTTTCTTGAGTGATCATGACTTCAGAGATGAAAACATAACCACCCTTAGAGAAGGATGTGTGATGAAATACCAAAATTGTGTGTCGAACAAAGATGGGAGAGTGCTAGTTGTTGTTGAGTTAGCTGGAGACTTCAGTGAAGGTGATTGGAAGAGGCTGTATTCTGCTTCTAAGCGGTACTTGCCAAGTGGTAGTAAGATCATAATCACAAGCCGGTCTGACGAGATTAAAAAGCTTGGAACAACTCAGGCAATAACTCTAAAATTTCTGTCCTGCGAGGCATACTGGTATTACTTTAGGACACTAGCATTTGGAAGCGTGGATCCCGAGACCTACCCGAAGCTCGCACACCTGGCCATGCAGATAGCCAGGGCACTGAAAAGAACCTTCATTGGTGCAAACATCACTACTTGTGTGCTGAGGGACAACTTTGACATCCGCTTTTGGTGCAAGGTTCTGGTGTTGTTGAGAGGGATCATCCGGAAGAATGTTTCCAGATTCGGTGAGCATCCACTTAATCGTCTTGACCAAAATAGATCTGCACATCTTGGAAGAATGGCTACACCTTCTGAAGATCTCGTGCTTTGTGGTCTGTATCAATGCTCTTCACAAGAGGAGGTTCCaaagataaaaatgcaagatgtCATGTATGGAAGTGTTAAGCCTCATGGGAATTTTGAGGTCCTAGGATGGAAGTCTCCCATACTGCCCTACTATAGCTATGTCTTTACATGTGAAATTCAAGAGCTCAAATCTACAGCTGCCAAGAGAAAGCGTTCCGATCCATGA
- the LOC101784509 gene encoding uncharacterized protein LOC101784509, whose amino-acid sequence MELFLSAVLSDLASRSINFIFNKCSKLPSPAVEDSLQRALLRAQVIVDESMRRHITNQAMLQQLNMLRDTMHQGNYMLDIFRCKPDDDEEEEDTKHKIVSHPLLLNSRVNCVRDFLSSRTSAQILKEMQQVLDRLSSMIHDANELVLFLASYPPMYRQPYSMHLLLGNCMFGRQMEAQLAINFLLHTRTHGAEELEVLPIVGPYQVGKRTLVAHVCKDERVRDYFSEIVLWTDDHEFRDEKITIPREGHENIFQNCAPNKEGRILVIVELAADFNEVVWKRLYSASKRCLPSGSKIIVTSQSDKVVKYGTTRALTLNYMSQEEYWYFFKILTFGSVDPEMHPRLTQMAMEISRMHNCCFIAAHLVSYLLRDNFDIHFWHKVLIFLKEYIQNHVSKFGEGPFDDRNQSKPVVQIIL is encoded by the exons ATGGAGCTTTTCCTTTCTGCAGTGCTGAGTGACCTAGCCTCTAGATCCATAAATTTCATCTTCAACAAGTGCTCGAAGCTGCCATCGCCTGCTGTGGAGGATAGCCTGCAAAGGGCTCTCCTCCGGGCGCAGGTCATCGTCGATGAGTCCATGCGGCGGCACATCACAAACCAAGCCATGCTCCAGCAGCTGAACATGCTGAGAGACACCATGCACCAGGGCAATTATATGCTTGACATCTTTAGATGCAAacctgatgatgatgaggaggaggaggacaccaAGCATAAGATTGTGAGTCACCCTTTATTACTGAATTCCAGAGTAAACTGTGTCAGAGATTTCTTGTCCAGTAGAACAAGTGCACAAATTTTGAAAGAAATGCAGCAGGTGCTTGATCGTTTGAGCTCCATGATCCATGATGCAAATGAACTGGTCCTGTTCTTAGCAAGTTATCCCCCAATGTACCGTCAACCATACAGCATGCATCTACTGCTGGGTAACTGCATGTTTGGCCGCCAGATGGAAGCGCAGCTTGCCATCAACTTCCTGTTGCACACACGAACTCATGGTGCTGAAGAACTTGAGGTCCTGCCGATCGTCGGTCCCTACCAAGTCGGAAAGAGAACACTTGTTGCTCATGTTTGCAAGGATGAAAGAGTCCGTGATTATTTTTCAGAAATTGTGTTATGGACCGACGACCATGAATTCAGGGACGAAAAAATAACCATTCCTAGAGAAGgtcatgaaaatatatttcaaaatTGCGCACCAAACAAAGAAGGGAGAATACTAGTTATTGTTGAGTTAGCTGCAGACTTCAATGAAGTAGTGTGGAAGAGGCTGTATTCTGCTTCCAAACGATGCCTACCAAGTGGTAGCAAAATCATAGTGACAAGCCAGTCTGACAAGGTTGTAAAGTATGGAACAACAAGAGCTCTAACTCTGAATTATATGTCACAAGAGGAGTACTGGTATTTTTTCAAGATACTTACATTTGGTAGCGTGGATCCTGAGATGCACCCGAGGCTTACACAGATGGCTATGGAGATATCCAGAATGCATAATTGCTGCTTTATTGCCGCACACCTCGTCTCTTATTTGTTGAGGGACAATTTTGATATCCATTTTTGGCACAAGGTCCTGATCTTCCTGAAAGAATACATCCAAAATCATGTTTCCAAATTCGGCGAGGGTCCATTTGATGATCGGAACCAAAGTAAACCA GTAGTGCAGATAATTCTTTGA
- the LOC101785296 gene encoding pentatricopeptide repeat-containing protein At3g06430, chloroplastic: MGPPAYTASLSPGSTLFSNSRMPPPPAPPCLLRPGLGVSGRAEVGVSSAAGRYGGGRLTAPQEKRRSAPPQEKRRPSDSSQLPERKRHWKAGEFPGAGGGRDGGRAAPPQEKRHWKAGEFPVPSAGGRDGGRPAPRQEKRHWKVGEFPGTSAGGPDSKAARTPIKNVKKRLDARADAKAWACTVTEALADRINSKNWKEALQVFEMLKEQPFYHPKEGTYMKLIVLLGRSGQAAQAHQLFNEMLQQGCQPTPELYTALIGAYCRSGLMDDALQLLTDMKSSPLCQPDVYTYSTIIKACVDATRFDLIDAMYKDMAERLISPNTVTQNIVLSGYGKAGRLDDMERVLSDMLDSTTCKPDVWTMNIILSLFGNMGQIESMEKWYEKFRSYGIEPETRTLNILIGAYGKKRMYDKMSAVMEYMRKLAFPWTTATYNNVIEAFAEAGDAKNMEHTFNQMRSEGMKPDTKTFCCLINGFSKAGLFHKVVGMVKLAERLDVPANTSFHNAILEACAKADDLMEMERVFMHMKHKQCDPDAMTYSILVEAYRKEGMTDKIYALHQENPTLVPTDFVMV, from the exons ATGGGTCCTCCGGCCTACACCGCTTCCCTCTCTCCCGGTTCTACTCTCTTCTCCAACTCCcgaatgccgccgccgccggcgccgccgtgtcTTCTCCGGCCGGGCCTGGGGGTGTCGGGGAGAGCGGAGGTGGGCGTGTCATCGGCCGCCGGTAGGTACGGCGGCGGTCGCCTCACCGCGCCGCAGGAGAAGCGCCGCTCCGCACCGCCGCAGGAGAAGCGCCGCCCCTCGGACTCATCCCAACTGCCGGAACGGAAGCGGCATTGGAAAGCGGGGGAGTTcccgggggccggcggcggcagggacggcggccgcgccgccccgccgcagGAGAAGCGGCACTGGAAGGCGGGGGAGTTCCCGGTGCCCTCCGCCGGCGGCAGGGACggcggccgccccgccccgcggcAGGAGAAGCGACACTGGAAGGTGGGGGAATTCCCGGGGAcctccgccggcggccccgATTCGAAGGCGGCGAGGACTCCCATCAAGAACGTCAAGAAGCGGCTGGACGCCCGCGCGGACGCCAAGGCGTGGGCGTGCACCGTCACCGAGGCCCTCGCCGACCGCATCAACTCCAAGAATTGGAAAGAGGCGCTCCAG GTCTTTGAGATGCTCAAGGAGCAGCCTTTCTACCATCCAAAAGAAGGCACCTACATGAAGCTCATCGTGCTGCTTGGTAGATCCGGCCAGGCTGCCCAAGCGCACCAACTCTTCAACGAGATGCTGCAACAAGGATGCCAACCCACCCCTGAGCTCTACACTGCCTTGATTGGAGCCTACTGCCGTAGCGGCCTAATGGATGATGCGCTCCAGCTCCTCACTGACATGAAGTCCTCTCCTCTGTGCCAGCCTGATGTCTACACCTACAGCACCATCATCAAGGCCTGTGTTGATGCCACCAGGTTTGATCTCATTGATGCTATGTACAAAGACATGGCTGAGCGCTTGATATCACCCAACACGGTCACGCAGAACATTGTCCTCAGTGGCTACGGAAAGGCTGGACGGTTGGATGACATGGAGAGAGTGCTCTCTGACATGCTTGACAGCACAACCTGCAAACCAGATGTCTGGACAATGAACATTATCTTAAGCCTGTTTGGAAACATGGGGCAGATTGAATCAATGGAGAAATGGTATGAGAAATTCCGAAGCTATGGGATCGAACCAGAAACTCGCACGCTTAACATTCTCATTGGTGCCTATGGGAAGAAGCGAATGTATGATAAGATGTCTGCAGTTATGGAGTACATGCGCAAGCTAGCGTTTCCATGGACTACTGCCACGTACAACAATGTGATTGAGGCATTTGCTGAGGCGGGTGATGCCAAAAATATGGAACACACATTTAACCAGATGCGCTCTGAGGGGATGAAGCCAGATACAAAGACCTTCTGTTGTCTAATAAATGGGTTTAGCAAAGCAGGCCTTTTCCATAAGGTGGTGGGCATGGTCAAGCTTGCTGAGAGACTTGATGTGCCTGCAAATACGTCTTTCCACAATGCTATTCTTGAGGCATGCGCAAAAGCAGATGATctgatggagatggagagggtCTTCATGCACATGAAGCATAAGCAGTGTGATCCGGATGCCATGACATATTCTATCTTGGTGGAAGCTTATCGTAAGGAAGGAATGACTGACAAGATTTATGCTTTGCATCAGGAGAACCCAACTTTGGTTCCAACTGATTTTGTCATGGTGTAA
- the LOC101777793 gene encoding uncharacterized protein LOC101777793 isoform X1 has protein sequence MAPPPSPQPPELMEELVEEILLRFPPHEPALLVRAALVCKHWCRLISGPGFRRRFRELHRTPPMLGFHYRGISDDGRNVGRFVPTAAFRSPRAESRSWRALGARHGRNVGRFVPTAAFRSPRAAESRSWRALDARHGRVLLRCPGEPFGTDIVLAVWDPITDEKRKLPLLPRNRSRWGAAILCSAAGACDHLDCHRGPFLLVFVGSNLGGTCICTYSSDAAAWSQAISTPGTGDCVDPLMRSALIGNALYFGLVKKTEALRYDLESRQMSWVQLPPTYHNFELRVLTTTEDDGLGLVTAHSNKIYMWSRKAGPPNTGWTQDRVIELERLLPIDAVLASPDVVGFAEGIGVIFVTANNVLFTIDLKTCKVKKVCEGRGIRGVVPYMSFYTPALGAACTDEGPSAGGSSA, from the exons atggcgccgccgccttcaccACAGCCGCCGGAGCTGATGGAGGAGCTCGTCGAGGAGATCCTCCTCCGCTTCCCGCCGCACGAGCCCGCGCTCCTCGTCCGCGCCGCGCTCGTCTGCAAGCACTGGTGCCGCCTCATCTCCGGCCCCGGCTTCCGCCGCAGGTTCcgcgagctccaccgcacgCCGCCCATGCTTGGGTTCCACTACAGAGGCATCTCCGACGACGGCCGCAACGTCGGCCGCTTCGTGCCCACGGCCGCCTTCCGCTCGCCGCGCGCCGAGAGCCGCTCCTGGCGCGCGCTCggcgcccgccacggccgcaACGTCGGCCGCTTCGTGCCCACGGCCGCCTTccgctcgccgcgcgccgccgagaGCCGCTCCTGGCGCGCGCTCgacgcccgccacggccgcgtcctcctccgaTGCCCCGGGGAACCCTTTGGTACCGACATCGTCCTCGCCGTCTGGGATCCCATCACGGACGAGAAGCGGAAGCTGCCACTCCTGCCGCGGAACAGGTCGAGATGGGGCGCGGCGATTCTGTGCTCCGCGGCCGGCGCCTGCGATCACCTCGATTGCCACCGTGGACCCTTCCTCTTGGTTTTTGTGGGCAGTAACTTGGGGGGAACATGCATCTGCACCTACTCATCCGATGCTGCTGCCTGGAGCCAGGCAATCTCTACTCCGGGAACAGGGGACTGCGTTGATCCCTTGATGCGCAGTGCGCTCATCGGTAATGCACTCTACTTCGGGCTTGTCAAGAAAACCGAAGCTCTCAGGTACGATTTGGAATCACGCCAAATGTCTTGGGTTCAACTACCACCGACATACCACAATTTCGAGCTGCGTGTGCTCACAACCACGGAAGACGATGGACTGGGGCTCGTCACCGCACATAGCAACAAAATCTACATGTGGTCGAGGAAGGCTGGTCCTCCTAATACTGGATGGACACAAGACAGAGTCATTGAGCTTGAAAGGCTGCTCCCTATTGACGCCGTCTTGGCCTCACCTGATGTGGTCGGCTTCGCGGAGGGTATTGGTGTCATCTTTGTGACGGCGAACAATGTGCTCTTCACTATTGATCTGAAGACCTGCAAGGTGAAGAAGGTTTGCGAGGGCAGAGGAATCCGCGGCGTTGTTCCTTACATGAGCTTCTACACTCCAG CATTAGGAGCAGCTTGTACAGATGAGGGACCAAGTGCCGGTGGCTCAAGTGCATGA
- the LOC101777793 gene encoding uncharacterized protein LOC101777793 isoform X2: MAPPPSPQPPELMEELVEEILLRFPPHEPALLVRAALVCKHWCRLISGPGFRRRFRELHRTPPMLGFHYRGISDDGRNVGRFVPTAAFRSPRAESRSWRALGARHGRNVGRFVPTAAFRSPRAAESRSWRALDARHGRVLLRCPGEPFGTDIVLAVWDPITDEKRKLPLLPRNRSRWGAAILCSAAGACDHLDCHRGPFLLVFVGSNLGGTCICTYSSDAAAWSQAISTPGTGDCVDPLMRSALIGNALYFGLVKKTEALRYDLESRQMSWVQLPPTYHNFELRVLTTTEDDGLGLVTAHSNKIYMWSRKAGPPNTGWTQDRVIELERLLPIDAVLASPDVVGFAEGIGVIFVTANNVLFTIDLKTCKVKKVCEGRGIRGVVPYMSFYTPDL, encoded by the exons atggcgccgccgccttcaccACAGCCGCCGGAGCTGATGGAGGAGCTCGTCGAGGAGATCCTCCTCCGCTTCCCGCCGCACGAGCCCGCGCTCCTCGTCCGCGCCGCGCTCGTCTGCAAGCACTGGTGCCGCCTCATCTCCGGCCCCGGCTTCCGCCGCAGGTTCcgcgagctccaccgcacgCCGCCCATGCTTGGGTTCCACTACAGAGGCATCTCCGACGACGGCCGCAACGTCGGCCGCTTCGTGCCCACGGCCGCCTTCCGCTCGCCGCGCGCCGAGAGCCGCTCCTGGCGCGCGCTCggcgcccgccacggccgcaACGTCGGCCGCTTCGTGCCCACGGCCGCCTTccgctcgccgcgcgccgccgagaGCCGCTCCTGGCGCGCGCTCgacgcccgccacggccgcgtcctcctccgaTGCCCCGGGGAACCCTTTGGTACCGACATCGTCCTCGCCGTCTGGGATCCCATCACGGACGAGAAGCGGAAGCTGCCACTCCTGCCGCGGAACAGGTCGAGATGGGGCGCGGCGATTCTGTGCTCCGCGGCCGGCGCCTGCGATCACCTCGATTGCCACCGTGGACCCTTCCTCTTGGTTTTTGTGGGCAGTAACTTGGGGGGAACATGCATCTGCACCTACTCATCCGATGCTGCTGCCTGGAGCCAGGCAATCTCTACTCCGGGAACAGGGGACTGCGTTGATCCCTTGATGCGCAGTGCGCTCATCGGTAATGCACTCTACTTCGGGCTTGTCAAGAAAACCGAAGCTCTCAGGTACGATTTGGAATCACGCCAAATGTCTTGGGTTCAACTACCACCGACATACCACAATTTCGAGCTGCGTGTGCTCACAACCACGGAAGACGATGGACTGGGGCTCGTCACCGCACATAGCAACAAAATCTACATGTGGTCGAGGAAGGCTGGTCCTCCTAATACTGGATGGACACAAGACAGAGTCATTGAGCTTGAAAGGCTGCTCCCTATTGACGCCGTCTTGGCCTCACCTGATGTGGTCGGCTTCGCGGAGGGTATTGGTGTCATCTTTGTGACGGCGAACAATGTGCTCTTCACTATTGATCTGAAGACCTGCAAGGTGAAGAAGGTTTGCGAGGGCAGAGGAATCCGCGGCGTTGTTCCTTACATGAGCTTCTACACTCCAG ATTTGTAA